TGACATAGACgctatatttgtttttttcctactgTCGTatgtttgtctttctttgttattgtgttttttaattccttattaaaatatttttttttaccttatttgAAAAATCTCTAAATAAATCATACATTAATAAAAGGATGTCGACCACAGTTTGCTCCGCCCACTCTTACTCTGTTGAGTCCAACCATTGGTTGACTATCCTGTGAATCAAAAACCCAAATATACCCCTATGAACGCACAAATTTGATCTCTTTGAAATTCAAATGACTGATTCTAAAAGCAGCCAAGTTGTCCTGAATGGAAAGAGGTTTGACTTGATGGTCTTAGAAGGTTAATTTTTGGTTGTGGAATCACACTTGCGGTCACCAGCCTCCGGTGGTCTTTAGTAGAACTGCAACATCTGGTTCTATCCAGTCGGCTTGAAATCCACCCGGCTACGTTCACGCCGGGCGCGTTCatgcgaccacttccaatgtaAACACGTTTTCGGGCATccgcattaaaaaaatgtttcaggcTCCTACGTCGTCGtcggtaagcagtgattggtctgaatcgctgtttctatggcaaccactatgAGAAATTTAGtcgtttgtgtttgttttccaggTGCTGTCTGGGGCTGCAGCTATGGACATGATCGACACGTCTCCTGGACCGGGGGGCAGGGtgagccccccctcccagacTCTGTGCGTTCACGTGTGTCCGTGGACGAGGCTAACGAATGCACCGTTTTTCTGACCACCACGCAGGAGCGGGAGGAGCTGTTTTTCCGTGCCTTGTGTTTGTGCCACACCGTGcaggtgaaggaggaggagacggTGGACGGCATCAAACACGGCATCCACCAGGGCAAGTCCGCCTCCTTCTACATCTCCTCGTCGCCGGATGAAGTCGCTCTCGTGGAGGGCATGAAGAAGTGGGACTCCTGCAGAGAAATTCCTATTTTTATTCCAAGTTTTTATGAATTaattgtctgtctgtctgtctgcgcCACAGGCTTGGTTTTACCTATCTGAGGCTCAAGGACGGTCAGATGGAGATCTTAAATAGGGAGGATGAGATTGAGAGGTGAGCGTGAATGAAGGGGAATGTGTTGCTGCAGGTTGTGCGTGGTTTCCTGTTTCACTCGCAACATAAATGtagagttaattcagtctcagtAATCAGAAATGTGcacaacctgtttcacaaatacacgctctgattcacaactgggattttatgcaaacgtgcaaCAGAAATTTGTGTTTCGCAAACACACACGCTGTGTTTCACGAAAGCACAATATGTCTTTCAGGAATTTTACAAACTTGTGTGAGTTCATATTACAAGTGTAcctaaaaattatgtttgtgaagcatctattgtgcatttctgaaacatttattgtgaattcttgtaacatttgttgtgtttttgtgaaacagcgTGCACTTCAGTGAGAAACACCTGTTGTGCATCTCTGAAACATTtaatgtgcatgtgtgaaagacaagatgtgtgtttgtgaaacacaatgcgTTGCATTTTTCAAACTCACTTAATCCCTTTGGGgttacagggttgctggagcctatcccaaccactGGATTCTTTACCAGTCCATCGTTGggcatatatatacataaatatggattactttattttgattggatatttcaaaaacacatctttactcatttttaaaaattatagaCAGATATTCACTTCTACCAATGTTTGTTTATCTTGGATtttaaacaaaagcattttttgttttgtttttttaacattgttttgattgtatttttgCTGTTAGAGCATCAGTACTTTTACCAGAGCCATCAGAGTAGTCTGTCTGGCCACGCCCTTCGCCATCTAGTGGTCTTGAGAGGCAGTTGCAGTTGGAAAAATCGGGTAGAAAAATGACAATAATTTTAGAGATGGATTAATGGTAACTTTGAAAGCTAAACGAAAGTACAATACGTTTGAAGGATAACACTGAAGAACACCATACCatctgtgaagcatgggggtggaagcatcatggtTTTTTTGTGAAGGAAAAACAATGAATGGATCCGTGTTTGGCAAGAATTTGGATTAAAATCGATCGTGTCACATGTTGGGTCAACCAACACTAAGGCGTTTATGCAGGTGGTTAAACCGAATACATAAAGGAAAAAAGATGGCAGCCGTCATGTGACCCAAACGTGTCAAAACCTGAATAAaacctgaaattttttttttttttaaatttctaagCTTTGATTGTCATCAGCTCAAAAATAACattctggatttaaaaaaagtaagtgAACCTTTCGTGTCGTTTCAGGTTCGAGCTGCTGGAGGTTTTGTCGTTCGACTCTGTCCGGAGGAGGATGAGCGTCATCGTCCGAGCCGCCTccggtaaaaaacaaaaacaaactcacaGCTCTGACTGTGGATCAGGTTCTCCGGTCTGCTtactacccccctcccccccacccTTCTGTGGGAGAACAGGTGACATCTTCCTGTTCTGCAAGGGCGCCGACTCCTCCATCCTACCCAGAGTTATCTCAGGAAAGGTGGATGAGGTGAAAGCACGAGTGGAGCACAACGCAGTGGTGAGTGCTCCGCCTGCACACACTCCCTCCCTCACCTGTGCAGACGCCCAGGTAGGAGCGGGGAAACCCGGGCCCGCCCCGCCCACAGTCTGACTTCAACGGCTAAATTATCGGAGATGCcttgactgaaaataaaaataaaaaaaccaaactaatTTGGTtcatttgataaaaataaaaaaaggagatcGGCAACAAAAACAGTCGCTGCAATAAAAAGCTTGTAAACGCTGATGTCAAGTTAAAAAATGAGGAATAAGAAGCAAATATTTATGGTTACAAGAAGCCGTAAATTTAGATAGGTCGCAAAGTTAGAAAATCCccaaaaattagaaataaaatatttacaccAATTACATAAATTATCTTTGGAGAGaaggaaaagctgctgaaacCAACTACAGGAAaccgtgcttttattttggtaagtttttgGTTGAATCCAATTTTCCAAAAGTTGGAGAAACTTTTGTCTTGTGTTGATCTCACAGCTGCAGTAGATTAGTGACAGGAAGACAATAAATGCCACACCTCACCAGAAACGGAACAACTAGACAACTCAGTCCTTTTCAGAtagactccttttttttttaatcttatgttGAAATTCCATAAAAACTCATATTCTGGTACGGCTTCTCCACCTTCCGAGCAGACAGCCACATGATTTTTGTAAACTTCAgtctcatttattttaatctacagaaaacacgttttattttgaatttgaaaacCTTCCCCGacattttactttgaagatTCCTGTGACAGTAGCACATTCGGTTAGTTTATCTGCTTAAAATCTGACATCATTCTGCACTTTTAGAGCGATACTTAAGAGTATATTTTTACTATACTCGATTATATTTATAAAGATCTAAAATTGGCAACCTTGGACGtcacagaaattgttttttgggATCCCGAATATCCGGTTATGTGTGTGATGTTCCTGCAGGAAGGGCTGAGGACTCTGTGCGTGGCGTATCGGCCCCTGAGCCCCGAGCAGCACCAGGAGGTCTGCCGTCTGTTGAGCGGCGCCAAGTTGGCGTTGCAGGACAGAGACAAGCGTCTGAGCGAGGCGTACGAGCTGGTGGAGAAGGACCTGATCCTGCTGGGGGCCACTGCTGTGGAGGACAGGTGCTGTTCAACGCTTTAAATCCGGTTCATTCTTTCTGTGTGGGACAACCCCaaaacgatgacatcacagcaggagaaaacatcccaaaaaaaagaccaaaaaaaaagtcagccaAGATCTCGTATAAGGCTTCCTTAAAGTCTAAATCCAACAAGGAAATCAAAATGCATGTGTCGGGGATATCCAGACGTTTTGCAATTATTATGGGACGGACAAACTACCTGCAGCTGTTTTGTGCATAaggaaagtgtgaaatttgacgattgtcacattttttgcacactattggaaaaaaataaaaacttttgctCGAGCGATCTTCAGGAGATTTCAAGCCCTCATCACCAGCTGAAGTGTACAACCTCAACTGgggttttgttgacctttgacctcgagAAGAGCCTGCCgtcttaaatataaaaaaaaaaatggaaaaaaaacgatCTATAGCTTAAAGCTTTGAATGTTAGGCCTCCTAAAAATGCTCCTTTTAGCGTTTGTAGATTGTGAACGGCGTTaccgtggcgagctagcaaaagtGGCGTTTCGCTGTTGCTtgcttgtattatttttttaaccagaatTATGTGAAAATGTATGACTGACATGGATCCCTGGCTCAAGCAGTGCGAAAAGATTTACCCTACAATGTGAACATgtcaggaatgtgggcgtggttagcaaaaagCCTCCGTTGCCAAGGAGATTTGAATTTTTACTTTCGCCGATTCGTCTAAAAATGACacagacctgtttgtcaccCTCAGGTGACCCAAAAATTAAATGGTTGCTGTGGtgataaaatcaacaaaaacggttattttgaaaagcattgCTTGTCATGTGACCTTGGTGGCTGGAACACTAAATCATCATTTGGGGGTTAACTTTTGCAGGGATGTGACACGATTTAGCAGAACTTTTAAAAACCCTCAGTAGCCTCTCTTTATccgttttcctctttttgattGTTCAGGCTGCAGGAGCAGGCGGCTGACACCATCGAGTCTCTCCACAAGGCAGGAATGAAGGTGTGGGTCCTAACCGGAGACAAGATGGAGACTGCGGCTGCAACCTGCTACGCCAGCAGGCTGTTTCGCCGCAACACCCAGATCCTGGAGCTCACCACCAAGCGGGTGGAGGAGCAGAACCTCCACGATGTCCTGTTCGATCTAAGCAGGACGGTTCTGCGGCACCACGGGAGCATGACGCGCGACAACTGCTCCAGGTGGGCTGGCGGTCTGGAGAGCTCCGGCCCTCCTGCTTCCCCTGGAGCTGAACGCTCTCCCCTCTTCTCCAGTTTGTCAAACGACTGCACCGACTACGGGCTGATCATCGACGGAGCCACCCTCTCTGCGGTCATGAGGCCCCCCCAGGAGGACTTGAACTCCGGGAGCTACAAGGAGATCTTTCTGGAAATCTGCCGTAACTGCAGCGCCGTGCTCTGCTGTCGAATGGCGCCGCTCCAGAAAGCTCAGGTACTAACAGAGGAGGTGTTTTCCCTGGAATCCACCCCTTCTCGCGGAAGTGACctcctttctgtgtttttttttttttagatagtgAAAATGATCAAAGCTTCCAAAGAGCATCCAATCACGTTGGCCATCGGAGACGGCGCCAACGATGTCAGCATGATCCTGGAGGCCCACGTCGGCATTGGTTAGTGCGGAACGCTTTACTTTGAAATCCCAAAGAACCGacgtttgatttaaaaaacaaatgcctTATGCCATCAGGAATTATGGGTAAGGAGGGGCGTCAGGCCGTGAGGAACAGCGACTACGCCATCCCAAAGTTTAAACACCTGAAGAAGATGCTGCTCGTTCACGGACACTATTACTACATCCGCATCTCGGAGCTGGTGCAGTACTTCTTCTACAAGGTGACTAAACGCACCAACATCTGGGCTTTTGGATTTCATTTATGATGTTATGATGAACTCTGAAGTGACTCAAAACTGCAGTCATGCTTCCggtttctcctttttaactTCATCTAGTCATTTTTAGCAGAACATCCTGTTCTCTCCTCActcgttgtttttttctctctccacaGAACGTTTGCTTCATCTTCCCACAGTTCCTCTACCAGTTCTTCTGCGGCTTCTCCCAGCAGGTAAGCACACCTGACGGTGTCCAGCGTCAGGAAAAAGGCtcggcccccccccccagacgcTCACTGTTCCTCCGTCCTCGCCTCCAGCCGCTGTACGACACCGCCTACCTGACGCTCTACAACATCAGCTTCACGTCGCTGCCCATCCTGGTGTACAGCCTGATGGAGCAGCACATCAACATGGACATCCTGAAGAAGGACCCCTCCCTCTATAAGTGAGCGTCGTGTCTTCTTGACGGGATGGCAGCAGTGCTTTTCTTCTCTTCAGAACTTTGAAATGAATATATAAAACTACGTTCAGTGTTGCATTTTCCTGAAATCTCCCTCTTCTCTGCAGAGATGTTGCCAAGAACTCTTTGCTGAGATGGCCCACCTTTATATACTGGACCGTTTTGGGCGTTTACAACGCCATCGTCATGTTTTTCGGCACCTACTTCCTGTTCGATAACACCACCTTCACCAGCAACGGACAGGTAACCCGGGTTTGTCCAGACCACGCCCTCCAAACCCCAAACTTCTCAATTCTTCTCCTACTTtgcagtttttgtattttaatatattgctattgtttttttattttttattttatttgctgatTGTCTCAAACTCTTAaaagttatttcaaaataagggcgtaaggaaataaaaattattttaaaaaaagcagaaggttCACCTGCTGAGTAGATTTTCATCCTGTAATCTGTATTAATCTGAGTTTCATCTCAGATTACCTCAAAGATCAAGGCTGCCAAAACCAGGGAATCGTTTCTATTCCACAGAAAAATCCAGCATGGCTGCTCATCGTGCTGCTTCCTTTTcgagctccttttttttttacatttgctgcTTTGAATTTCTCGACTAAAACTATGTTTAATACTacgttttatttaatctttcttGCTTTCGTACTTatgatttttgttcttttttcctcctcctcttacctttctgttggtttttctttttgcttctctTTCCTCCTCCCAGCGAATGACGACCAACACACAGATGGTAAGCCTGTCCCTGTCGCTCTGTCATCTACTCAGCCCCCCCAACAGTTTCCTGTTTGTCCCCCCCTCCCACGCCTTTCACAGCCATCCATGCCCAGCCTTTTGTGCTTTCACACCGGGCTTTTGTGTCCAGACAAACTTCCTGTCTGCGCGTCCAGCTGTCGGTGTTCAAACACCGTCCGTGTTCGAATCCACACGTTAGTTCACGGCGTGTGAAAAACCAGAAGGATGGTTGTGGTTCCTTCAATataaaaagagttttttctGACAACAGATGATTCAgaattgaaggaaaaaaaatctaaaagcaaGAGATGCACATGTACTCGTTTAGTTTTAAAACAACCTTAAAGTGGAGATAACCCCTTaaagaattaataaaaacatatttataataaaacacaattaatatgtattttattttagcttgtTTTCTTATaggataaatgaaataaaataaatacaaacataaatataaaataagtaATAtggttatatatattttatacatatatttagTTTGTGAATTTGCCTAAAAATAGGTTTCAGCCTATTGGCGaacatgtataaataaataaacatctttaaaaatatataaagttttttttgcaacaaactcaataaactttattgacacaTTTTATAAATTCTAAAACCAAAGTCCATAAATGCAAAATCTAATAATGCGAAAGGTTTTCAAATTATAAtttgtattttgatccattttttttgtttgaaaagttcaagCCCTTCATGCCGTCTGTCGTTACGTACCTTTAAATCCTCAGTTGTGTCCAAACTCATTTCCTACTCACCATTTTTTGCACCAGGCCTTCGCCATTTTGTCGGGCTGTCCACATTTACTTTCTCCCAAAtcaagtctctgtgaaaaaccagtgtgcatcgatgctcactacaAATacggaccacaatgcattgcgtttgaccGATTTTAGTAAAAGCAGATAtctttttcatcatcagaacacagtggattttaTAAATGGTCTTGATATGATGTTTGTATCtatcaggtttttactttggtaaATCGTAGCTCCGCCTTGGACAGAAATAAACattgaaaagtatttttttgttttgaagtgaggcatgaaagggttaaaaaaaaggtctaaagAAATATTATAAAGCTTCACACAAGTACAGATGGTTTTTAACAGTAGCATTAATAAATAATTAGCAAATATTaagcaagaaaacagaaaacaaaacatttccacGGTAATATTTGACCTTAAGGTCAACAGGAACCATGGTAAACGAGTGGACTCCTGAAACTTTAGCATTTCTGATCTCCAACTTCATATTTTTCTCCATACAGATGTAAAAACAAGCAGCTTTTTATTCAAACATGcaaaattattgtatttttactttccaCATTTTAGGTTaagggagaaaagaaaaattgttggTGGGGTGGAAGGGAGCTAATCTGGATCAAACCATTGTCAGTAAAACACCTTACTgttgtatgaaaagtgctttataaataaagattagtTTGATCTGTGAAACGCCAACTTTTTGCGGGTAAAGCAGAAGCCTCAAAATATTCCAGATACGACTAAGATAAAggcagaaatgtgtgttttttagtgCATTTTACTAGTTTGACACAATAAACCCAATGAAACTGGGACGTTTCATAACACGTCCTTCccttcgtccatccatccatctatcctttTTCCTGTTTCAGTTTGTAGCTCTTAGTGTTTGCAAATGTTCCGAGGATCCTTCATCTCTTTCAATGACGCCTCCATAAGTCCGTGAACCTTCTGCCATCTGATTGATTGATTCCCCGTCATAAATTCTCTCACAAAAAATCCTCGCCAAAGTTGAGCCGCGGTCGGGCTGGACGTGAAATGACGGGTGTTTCTCCCCTTCGCCTGCAGATGTTTGGAAACTGGACGTTCGGGACGCTGGTCTTCACCGTGCTGGTCTTCACCGTCACCTTCAAGGTAAAGTTGGTAAAACGCCGGTCTGCGGCGGCCGCCGCTCAGACGGCTAACGGCTGACGTCTGTCCCGCAGTTGGTCCTGGACACGCATTACTGGACGTGGATCAACCATTTCGTCATCTGGGGGTCGCTGGTCTTCTTCGTGCTCTTCTCCCTGCTGTGGGGTGGGATCATCTGGTATTTATCCGTTTCTTCGGACGCGTTCCGGCTGTCGTTCGGAGACTTTTCTCACGGAAAAACGCCTTGTTGCTGCTCCTTCAGGCCTTTCCTCAACTACCAGAGGATGTACTACGTCTTCATGCAGATGCTGTCCAGCGGTCCAGCCTGGCTCAGCATCATCCTCCTCATCACTGCCAGCCTGCTGCCAGACGTGGTGAAGAAGGTCATCTGGAGGGCCCTGTGGCCCACCATCACTGAGCGCATACAGGTGAGTCCTTTCTGAATGGAGAAGCTGTGTCaatggcggcggcggcggctgaTGTTCACCTGCGCTGACGTGTGCTGTGGCTCAGCAGGTGAACGCTGGGTCGTTCCACGTCCTCGCGTTCCTGCACGTGAGTGGCCACCGGTTCTCCGCCTGTGTGCGGTGCTCCTGTCTTCTCAGAAACACAAGAGTGGATATTTATAGCCCCAAACAGGCAGAATGTTTTATTGATGAAGAAAAGGAATCGAATGTCACTCCTCCTCGTCCTCGGAGGAGCCTGGAAACGGCGCCCGAGCAAAGACGTTTGGTTCTCTGAACcgatagaaataaaatatttagaacataaaaaacatttacatagtTTTCTTCTGTGGAAGAAAACAagaaatctgaagaaaaaagaatgtaaaaatctttttatttcctcttttattttccttaaaaaccaACAACCTGCTTTGGTACTTTTGAAACATCCATTAAATCCAAGCGGAATAGGTTTTTTGGAGCAACAGGAAGTCCAAACCATAAACAAACTTCCTCAGAAGACTGTAAACATGTTTAATCGTCAGAG
The sequence above is drawn from the Oryzias latipes chromosome 2, ASM223467v1 genome and encodes:
- the atp11a gene encoding probable phospholipid-transporting ATPase IH isoform X3, which encodes MGVDFSALRTLINRYCAGEENWVDSRTVYIGHKEPPPGADAFIQQRFPDNRVVSSKYTFWNFIPKNMFEQFRRVANFYFLIIFLVQLIIDTPTSPVTSGLPLFFVIIVTAIKQGYEDWLRHKADKAVNQCPVSVIQRGKKIKKESFRITVGDVVFVKEDETFACDLILLSSSRDDGTCFVTTASLDGESSHKTYYAVQDTKAFRTEEEVDSIHATIECEQPQPDLYKFVGRINIYMDNEAVARPLGSENVLLRGATLKNTEFIYAVAIYTGMETKMALNYQSKSQKRSAVEKSMNSYLVVYLCILISKALINTVLKYIWQADPNKDEPWYNERTEAQRQRHILIRAFTDFLAFMVLFNYIIPVSMYVTVEMQKFLGSYFIMWDDDMYDEELGEGAVVNTSDLNEELGQVEYVFTDKTGTLTENNMEFIECCVDGHVYVPDAICNGQVLSGAAAMDMIDTSPGPGGREREELFFRALCLCHTVQVKEEETVDGIKHGIHQGKSASFYISSSPDEVALVEGMKKLGFTYLRLKDGQMEILNREDEIERFELLEVLSFDSVRRRMSVIVRAASGDIFLFCKGADSSILPRVISGKVDEVKARVEHNAVEGLRTLCVAYRPLSPEQHQEVCRLLSGAKLALQDRDKRLSEAYELVEKDLILLGATAVEDRLQEQAADTIESLHKAGMKVWVLTGDKMETAAATCYASRLFRRNTQILELTTKRVEEQNLHDVLFDLSRTVLRHHGSMTRDNCSSLSNDCTDYGLIIDGATLSAVMRPPQEDLNSGSYKEIFLEICRNCSAVLCCRMAPLQKAQIVKMIKASKEHPITLAIGDGANDVSMILEAHVGIGIMGKEGRQAVRNSDYAIPKFKHLKKMLLVHGHYYYIRISELVQYFFYKNVCFIFPQFLYQFFCGFSQQPLYDTAYLTLYNISFTSLPILVYSLMEQHINMDILKKDPSLYKDVAKNSLLRWPTFIYWTVLGVYNAIVMFFGTYFLFDNTTFTSNGQRMTTNTQMMFGNWTFGTLVFTVLVFTVTFKLVLDTHYWTWINHFVIWGSLVFFVLFSLLWGGIIWPFLNYQRMYYVFMQMLSSGPAWLSIILLITASLLPDVVKKVIWRALWPTITERIQQVNAGSFHVLAFLHVSGHRFSACVRCSCLLRNTRVDIYSPKQAECFIDEEKESNVTPPRPRRSLETAPEQRRLVL
- the atp11a gene encoding probable phospholipid-transporting ATPase IH isoform X6, producing the protein MGVDFSALRTLINRYCAGEENWVDSRTVYIGHKEPPPGADAFIQQRFPDNRVVSSKYTFWNFIPKNMFEQFRRVANFYFLIIFLVQLIIDTPTSPVTSGLPLFFVIIVTAIKQGYEDWLRHKADKAVNQCPVSVIQRGKKIKKESFRITVGDVVFVKEDETFACDLILLSSSRDDGTCFVTTASLDGESSHKTYYAVQDTKAFRTEEEVDSIHATIECEQPQPDLYKFVGRINIYMDNEAVARPLGSENVLLRGATLKNTEFIYAVAIYTGMETKMALNYQSKSQKRSAVEKSMNSYLVVYLCILISKALINTVLKYIWQADPNKDEPWYNERTEAQRQRHILIRAFTDFLAFMVLFNYIIPVSMYVTVEMQKFLGSYFIMWDDDMYDEELGEGAVVNTSDLNEELGQVEYVFTDKTGTLTENNMEFIECCVDGHVYVPDAICNGQVLSGAAAMDMIDTSPGPGGREREELFFRALCLCHTVQVKEEETVDGIKHGIHQGKSASFYISSSPDEVALVEGMKKLGFTYLRLKDGQMEILNREDEIERFELLEVLSFDSVRRRMSVIVRAASGDIFLFCKGADSSILPRVISGKVDEVKARVEHNAVEGLRTLCVAYRPLSPEQHQEVCRLLSGAKLALQDRDKRLSEAYELVEKDLILLGATAVEDRLQEQAADTIESLHKAGMKVWVLTGDKMETAAATCYASRLFRRNTQILELTTKRVEEQNLHDVLFDLSRTVLRHHGSMTRDNCSSLSNDCTDYGLIIDGATLSAVMRPPQEDLNSGSYKEIFLEICRNCSAVLCCRMAPLQKAQIVKMIKASKEHPITLAIGDGANDVSMILEAHVGIGIMGKEGRQAVRNSDYAIPKFKHLKKMLLVHGHYYYIRISELVQYFFYKNVCFIFPQFLYQFFCGFSQQPLYDTAYLTLYNISFTSLPILVYSLMEQHINMDILKKDPSLYKDVAKNSLLRWPTFIYWTVLGVYNAIVMFFGTYFLFDNTTFTSNGQRMTTNTQMMFGNWTFGTLVFTVLVFTVTFKLVLDTHYWTWINHFVIWGSLVFFVLFSLLWGGIIWPFLNYQRMYYVFMQMLSSGPAWLSIILLITASLLPDVVKKVIWRALWPTITERIQRFRAMKRFERAPASPCSDSLLDGVALTEA
- the atp11a gene encoding probable phospholipid-transporting ATPase IH isoform X7, which codes for MGVDFSALRTLINRYCAGEENWVDSRTVYIGHKEPPPGADAFIQQRFPDNRVVSSKYTFWNFIPKNMFEQFRRVANFYFLIIFLVQLIIDTPTSPVTSGLPLFFVIIVTAIKQGYEDWLRHKADKAVNQCPVSVIQRGKKIKKESFRITVGDVVFVKEDETFACDLILLSSSRDDGTCFVTTASLDGESSHKTYYAVQDTKAFRTEEEVDSIHATIECEQPQPDLYKFVGRINIYMDNEAVARPLGSENVLLRGATLKNTEFIYAVAIYTGMETKMALNYQSKSQKRSAVEKSMNSYLVVYLCILISKALINTVLKYIWQADPNKDEPWYNERTEAQRQRHILIRAFTDFLAFMVLFNYIIPVSMYVTVEMQKFLGSYFIMWDDDMYDEELGEGAVVNTSDLNEELGQVEYVFTDKTGTLTENNMEFIECCVDGHVYVPDAICNGQVLSGAAAMDMIDTSPGPGGREREELFFRALCLCHTVQVKEEETVDGIKHGIHQGKSASFYISSSPDEVALVEGMKKLGFTYLRLKDGQMEILNREDEIERFELLEVLSFDSVRRRMSVIVRAASGDIFLFCKGADSSILPRVISGKVDEVKARVEHNAVEGLRTLCVAYRPLSPEQHQEVCRLLSGAKLALQDRDKRLSEAYELVEKDLILLGATAVEDRLQEQAADTIESLHKAGMKVWVLTGDKMETAAATCYASRLFRRNTQILELTTKRVEEQNLHDVLFDLSRTVLRHHGSMTRDNCSSLSNDCTDYGLIIDGATLSAVMRPPQEDLNSGSYKEIFLEICRNCSAVLCCRMAPLQKAQIVKMIKASKEHPITLAIGDGANDVSMILEAHVGIGIMGKEGRQAVRNSDYAIPKFKHLKKMLLVHGHYYYIRISELVQYFFYKNVCFIFPQFLYQFFCGFSQQPLYDTAYLTLYNISFTSLPILVYSLMEQHINMDILKKDPSLYKDVAKNSLLRWPTFIYWTVLGVYNAIVMFFGTYFLFDNTTFTSNGQRMTTNTQMMFGNWTFGTLVFTVLVFTVTFKLVLDTHYWTWINHFVIWGSLVFFVLFSLLWGGIIWPFLNYQRMYYVFMQMLSSGPAWLSIILLITASLLPDVVKKVIWRALWPTITERIQTKRRCLASEPSTIFMLSQTSSRISF
- the atp11a gene encoding probable phospholipid-transporting ATPase IH isoform X4; protein product: MGVDFSALRTLINRYCAGEENWVDSRTVYIGHKEPPPGADAFIQQRFPDNRVVSSKYTFWNFIPKNMFEQFRRVANFYFLIIFLVQLIIDTPTSPVTSGLPLFFVIIVTAIKQGYEDWLRHKADKAVNQCPVSVIQRGKKIKKESFRITVGDVVFVKEDETFACDLILLSSSRDDGTCFVTTASLDGESSHKTYYAVQDTKAFRTEEEVDSIHATIECEQPQPDLYKFVGRINIYMDNEAVARPLGSENVLLRGATLKNTEFIYAVAIYTGMETKMALNYQSKSQKRSAVEKSMNSYLVVYLCILISKALINTVLKYIWQADPNKDEPWYNERTEAQRQRHILIRAFTDFLAFMVLFNYIIPVSMYVTVEMQKFLGSYFIMWDDDMYDEELGEGAVVNTSDLNEELGQVEYVFTDKTGTLTENNMEFIECCVDGHVYVPDAICNGQVLSGAAAMDMIDTSPGPGGREREELFFRALCLCHTVQVKEEETVDGIKHGIHQGKSASFYISSSPDEVALVEGMKKLGFTYLRLKDGQMEILNREDEIERFELLEVLSFDSVRRRMSVIVRAASGDIFLFCKGADSSILPRVISGKVDEVKARVEHNAVEGLRTLCVAYRPLSPEQHQEVCRLLSGAKLALQDRDKRLSEAYELVEKDLILLGATAVEDRLQEQAADTIESLHKAGMKVWVLTGDKMETAAATCYASRLFRRNTQILELTTKRVEEQNLHDVLFDLSRTVLRHHGSMTRDNCSSLSNDCTDYGLIIDGATLSAVMRPPQEDLNSGSYKEIFLEICRNCSAVLCCRMAPLQKAQIVKMIKASKEHPITLAIGDGANDVSMILEAHVGIGIMGKEGRQAVRNSDYAIPKFKHLKKMLLVHGHYYYIRISELVQYFFYKNVCFIFPQFLYQFFCGFSQQPLYDTAYLTLYNISFTSLPILVYSLMEQHINMDILKKDPSLYKDVAKNSLLRWPTFIYWTVLGVYNAIVMFFGTYFLFDNTTFTSNGQRMTTNTQMMFGNWTFGTLVFTVLVFTVTFKLVLDTHYWTWINHFVIWGSLVFFVLFSLLWGGIIWPFLNYQRMYYVFMQMLSSGPAWLSIILLITASLLPDVVKKVIWRALWPTITERIQVNAGSFHVLAFLHVSGHRFSACVRCSCLLRNTRVDIYSPKQAECFIDEEKESNVTPPRPRRSLETAPEQRRLVL